The Xiphias gladius isolate SHS-SW01 ecotype Sanya breed wild chromosome 17, ASM1685928v1, whole genome shotgun sequence genome includes the window TGAAAGGCAAGCAGAGAAAGGTCTGTGAAAGCTCGGCATCAAAATACCCTGTACACCTCCATCAgcatgtttattgttttcttttttctttttttaaaaatcagggtttttcttttattaagaTCTATATTTCTGAGAGAATTTgagttatttttactttcatatgGGTTTATGTTTATCATATTTAATACAAAATCCACAATTATGCTTTTTATGGTTGTATTACAGCAAGTCCCCTCCAATCAGAAAACTATGGAATATAGTTCTATAGAATCTCTCACAATACAACCAGTGAATCTTCAAGGACAAGAAAGCCATGCTGTCCTTCACCGTTTCTCATGAGTCCCTTATTTAATATTACAAAAGAGGGAATATCTTAATGGGGGAGGGAACAATCTGGATTTCAtggtttggcatttttctgtgAGACAGTGATTAAAGCGGTGACGTTTCTTTTATTAAGCCAAACAAATATATCTCATTTTTACTGTCTACGTGTAGTTTACATTTCATCTAATCATTTAAGTCTGCAGTTTCAAACTTTGCTTTAAATGAATGCGAGTGCTGCCCACAAACACCCCAAGTAAGGTGGCGTGGATTTCACAATGTTATGCTGAGGGACTATACTTCCATGTCTTTTGTTGTCTTGTGATTGACTACAGTAGAACGTAATCCCTAAGCATGGAACATTTTGTCAACATCCAGTTattgtgtatttacagtatgacTCATGCATCCTCTCATCCAATTGAAGAGCCTGTGTTGTTCGCTGGTTAAATATTGTTCCATGTTGCCAGCCAGGTCTTTGTACTGAACATGGTGTTACCTCGACAGTGAATTTGTCTATGAACCTGAGTTTCCTGTCCTAAAGAAGCtctgatttttgtttctgtaaatgcTCTTCCTTTAACCCTGCCCtataatagatagatagataggtgtCCAAAcgggaaaaaacaacatcttaAAGATCTagtgtaatgtttttaattgtacaaaatgttttattattattaccatacTTAGTTTATATCATTGAGTCACAGGATTCAGgtatagtacagtatattaattTGAGTGATGTTGTTTTCCTCAAGTGAAACAGCATCTTGCTGacaaaatgtcaagaaaatggGAATATGAAAAGGTctacatgtaaatacatttcaaaataaagtccaAAATGCACCCTATTAATGGGACTTATGAAGCTGAAATTGGACACATCCATACCAATGCCATCACATCAGAGAACTCCTCCTTGACTCCTCAAAGCTCAAGGACAGAGTAACTGTTCCACTGCCAAAGCTCACTCTTGGCTTATGCCTTCCTGAAGTCGGGTCACAGTCATTGCCGTTGGTCTTAAGGCTGATGGATGAGGATGGAGTAGAGGCAGAAGATCCACCAATGCTGCTGGACTTTTTTCTTGAAGCTGTGTTATGTTTTAGTGTAGCTTTGGCAGCCACTTTGAAAGCATGGGCTGCGGTGCTGCATCTGACCTCCTCAATGGTGTTCCTCGATGGTTTGAAGAGGATGATGTAGACTTTGTTGAAGAAGATACAGGCCAGCATCCCAAAACTGGACGCCAGTATAGCAATGACCTCCACAGCTGAAACAAACTTGCCATAAGTACTAAAGTAGGCAGGGATAAAAGAGATCCAAACAATAAAGAATATAAGCATACTAAAAGTGATGTACTTAGCTTCTGTAAAGTTTTCTGGAAGTTTCCGGGATTTAAATGCAAAGAAGAAACATATAGCTGCCAGGAGGCATGTATAGCCAATAAGAAACCCAAGAGCCATCACAGAGCCCTCGTTGCAGGTGATAAAAATGATCTCATCAATGTCATGATTCCTGTAACTGGAGGGAGGGGCGTTGTAAAGCCAGACTACACATATCATGACTTGGACAAATGTGCACAGAAAGACCAACAGAAACTGTAGGTTTAATCCCCACCATTTACGATGGAGACTTGTAGGGATCTTGGCTTCAAATACCAAAAGTACTCTGTTAGTTTTCACGAGGATGCAGGAGATACAGAGAACAAAACTGATCCCAAAGGCAGGCTGGCGTAAACGGCACGTCCAGTCCTGTGGCTCTCCAATGAAGATGAGAGAGCTGGAGAAGCAACAGATAAGTGAGAACAGGAGGACGTAGGACAGTTCTCGATTTGTGGCCTTCACTACTGGGGTGTTGCGAAATCTCACAAAGACTGCCATCACAAAGGCTGTCAAGAGAACACCTAACACTGCACATATGGCCAAAGCTATGCCAAACGGTTCTGTCCAGGAGAGAAACTCAATTTCCTTCAGGAAGCAGAATGTGTGGTTCCCATTGGACCAGGAGTTATTTGGACACTTGGTGCAAACGCTGGCATctgtataaatgaaaaaaatctgtgttaaaACTGCAATAGTAGCAAAGTGTAACATTAGTAAAATGAGGCTGTGAATGTTTGAGTCTTTAATACCTCTGTGATTACTGTACTCTCCATCTGAACACTCAGTACATTCAAAGCAGCATGTGGGCATACTATCTATGATCCCCTTTCTTGTGCCAGGTTCACAGTCCTCACTGCAATTAGAGAATGGCACCTATAGGATGTGAAATGGGCAGAAAAACTGCGTGAGAAAGAGTAGAAAATGAACTGAGAATGGATGTAAATGTGCATTATATATAAACAACCAGGACCCCATTTCCCAAAAGCTACTTAAAGCTGCACATAAGTGGTCAATCATAGTGATGAACCCTAAGTGAATCATCACCAAACTTTGCAATTTCTCTCAGCTCTAAAAGcatctttcatttcactgttttgattttagGGCCCTCCGATATACTGTTGAGTTCATTATTGCTTTACGGGAAAAAATTTAGCTctgaaaaattataataatgtatgttttgtttatcaGCAGGTTTCAAAGTTTTCCTTCCTTGCTGTAATTGTCTGCTGACAACCCTAAAACACCAAATGACAGGAAACATTGGAATGCATTGATGAGAACATCCGCCACAAAACAGTTTGACTGACCTCTGAACTGTAACCATTCCACAGAATCTTTGTCTTGTCAATGAACAGTTTGGCTCCTCTCTTAGCGTGCATATTGTAGTATCCAACCTCCTCAAACACCACAGAGCCATCTTCAGCAGACCTGTGCCAGTTTATAAGAGTGTAGTTTGCTGCCATGTCTGCGTTCTCATCAAAGTGCATCTTTTCCCCCATACTGTTGGTGTAGTTCAAATGTCTGAGCTGCTTTAGGACCTGTGAAGCAGAAACACATATTTGTATGATTCACTTTTCAAGAAGTTAGGTACTTACTTGCTTTTCTTATGGGGAAATGCAATATGTTACCTGCCATGcttccattttctttatatCTGCACAGGAATTGTTGGCAAAAAGTCCATGTCCAGGTGTGCAGGTGAGTATGTCCTGCAGGGCCTGTGCAATGGAATACACTGCAACATACACATTATAGGAGATACGAAGGTGTGTGTAGTCCAGGTACGGGGTCTCAACCCTTGTGATGTCTTCCTCGCCAGTACATAAAGGCCTGAAACTAGTGCTACCACTTTCTTGCAGTCTTGGGCTGTCTTCCAGATAACAGTTGAAGGTTTCTTCCCAAAACTCCCTGACAAATTCATTATGACTATCTTTCTTTGGTTGGACTTGTTGTAAGAACTCTCTAAAGCCAGTTATGTGCCCTGCCTTAAGAGCAAAGCCAATAGTCCCTGCCACAACATCAAGATACTCTGGTTTAGCAATAAGAGAGGAGCTTGCCCATGCTTCGCTGGCTAACCAAATGCGATCTGTGATGTTTCTCCTGACCATCTCTTTGATTAAAGGCTCAATATCTGGGCCGCTGGCAAACACAACAATTACTTTAGCTGTTGAATTCTCAATCCTGTCAGCCAGAGCTTGGATTTCATGATCCTCAAAGTACTGAGAAATAAGTTCATTTAGGTGAATGCAGATGTCTCGCTCCTCCATTTCCTTCTCAAACTTTTCAATTCCCGGGCGTCCATAGTCGTCATCAGAGGCCACAGCAATGACCCAGTTCCACTCAAAGTACTCAATGACGTCTGCCATGGCTGTGGCCTGGTACTCATCTGTGGGAATGGTTCTCATGAAGGACTTATACTGATTCTTGTTGCTCAGTAAACGACTAGACGAGGCATAGCTGATCTGAAACAGGAGAGATTTCAGTTAATCTATCAAGGTTTCATTGTGTCCTGcttattgctgttatttttcttaaatcaatatgaaggttttgtcattttgttgataaaacACATCATCCATGAGGTATTACTTTTCCTTTTAACAGTATTATCCATTGCAAATTAATTGTATGTGAACATAATTTTCAGGATATGTGACACTTCTCTGATTGGGGTTGCTGATAAAGCTGTTGTTCAGTTACTCACCTGAGGAATATAAAAGAGACCCAGTAGGTTTGCAACTGCTGTGGAGACTGCAGATCCAGCTGCTCCTACTACTGCAATGGTTGATGGGATGTGATCAGTGCAGTTACAAAATTCATCTAAATTCAAAGAGTCAATCTTATTTTGGGCCACAAAACTAAGGGTAGCTTCCAGGGCTTTTGACACTGTGTTGCATGTGTCAAATATCCTGTAGCCCAGAGTGATGTTGGGCAGGagactgctgctgttattaatTTGATCAATTGCAAAAATCATGGCCTGGAGCCAACGGTAACCACGGAAATTGaacctgcaaaaacaacatAGATGGATGGATTTAGAAGAGCTGAATAGAGTCAGTTTTCAAAAATACTCTTTGTCAACTTGTAAACCAGTCTCAAATTTTACCTGACACACTGTGTGGATTCTGGCCGGGCTGCAAGGTCTTGGTCTTTGGATGAAACACCAAAGTGTATGGGAAAAAGACCTCCGAGTAAAATATCACCGGTCATCTGTGCTCTTTGATGGGGCCCATAACTTGAAATGACATAACTGGACCCCAAGAGTATCAGATAATACAGAACTactctcatctttctttttttccccaatgggAAGGATT containing:
- the casr gene encoding extracellular calcium-sensing receptor — protein: MRVVLYYLILLGSSYVISSYGPHQRAQMTGDILLGGLFPIHFGVSSKDQDLAARPESTQCVRFNFRGYRWLQAMIFAIDQINNSSSLLPNITLGYRIFDTCNTVSKALEATLSFVAQNKIDSLNLDEFCNCTDHIPSTIAVVGAAGSAVSTAVANLLGLFYIPQISYASSSRLLSNKNQYKSFMRTIPTDEYQATAMADVIEYFEWNWVIAVASDDDYGRPGIEKFEKEMEERDICIHLNELISQYFEDHEIQALADRIENSTAKVIVVFASGPDIEPLIKEMVRRNITDRIWLASEAWASSSLIAKPEYLDVVAGTIGFALKAGHITGFREFLQQVQPKKDSHNEFVREFWEETFNCYLEDSPRLQESGSTSFRPLCTGEEDITRVETPYLDYTHLRISYNVYVAVYSIAQALQDILTCTPGHGLFANNSCADIKKMEAWQVLKQLRHLNYTNSMGEKMHFDENADMAANYTLINWHRSAEDGSVVFEEVGYYNMHAKRGAKLFIDKTKILWNGYSSEVPFSNCSEDCEPGTRKGIIDSMPTCCFECTECSDGEYSNHRDASVCTKCPNNSWSNGNHTFCFLKEIEFLSWTEPFGIALAICAVLGVLLTAFVMAVFVRFRNTPVVKATNRELSYVLLFSLICCFSSSLIFIGEPQDWTCRLRQPAFGISFVLCISCILVKTNRVLLVFEAKIPTSLHRKWWGLNLQFLLVFLCTFVQVMICVVWLYNAPPSSYRNHDIDEIIFITCNEGSVMALGFLIGYTCLLAAICFFFAFKSRKLPENFTEAKYITFSMLIFFIVWISFIPAYFSTYGKFVSAVEVIAILASSFGMLACIFFNKVYIILFKPSRNTIEEVRCSTAAHAFKVAAKATLKHNTASRKKSSSIGGSSASTPSSSISLKTNGNDCDPTSGRHKPRVSFGSGTVTLSLSFEESRRSSLM